One Labeo rohita strain BAU-BD-2019 chromosome 12, IGBB_LRoh.1.0, whole genome shotgun sequence genomic region harbors:
- the kif20bb gene encoding kinesin-like protein KIF20B isoform X2, with the protein MMESCLNHKPERVGSITVDDLKKDLFAEFSKLSRDSVSLEKGHLQVYLRVRPFTTVERTEGESQECISIEPPDTVILKAPRASLTARHSERFGLQLVQRFQFSQVYGPETTQREIFDGTTKSLVKEVLDGGNSLIFTYGVTNAGKTFTFLGPDSDGGILPRSLNVIFNSVEGRIYSQNNIKPHRCVDFTRLTKEQQDEEATNKRNLLRRLKDIDFQKTLSSMSSSSSSSFESSTSSDMNRDSVCLDETSHVKFSVWVSFCEIYNENIHDLLDVVPNGSHRRSVLRLAQDVKGNAFVKELKWVQVNSAEEALKVVKIGRKNQSFSSTKLNNVSSRSHSIFSIRILRIEDVGVPRVLSISELSLCDLAGSERCAKTQNRGDRLKEAGNINTSLLTLGKCINALRLNQMQPKFHQHIPFRESKLTHYLQGFFCGRGKACMIININQCASMYDETLNVLKFSAVAQKAVVLNSKPAPSIALKRSARDVSMIINNADKKDWTRRSSLMGWEMSLEDVQEDEDDEEMGEDDDEEEEEESDDENMEDNTVLEAAESQELCELQVKIEALKEKLSREESEKLTMESRIREEVTAEFMELFSNMEKDYNERLQREKEIVEERAERRLEILKNLVNRTIGEMAALSTDENAEKEAKIELLDSMIEAMRDDLAKIKGDAEAVQNCLTNVPESPRAISHLRTQLEEMREELLKSQQQLGLKAKEFEATCVQVQESKDQLLQANRNYENQKQRCQELMSICQEKDDMMSTLQTAFDQSVEAATKDRALLLQELKMKDEQLNELKLEHCSLEKTVCDLSDKLAEQTRAHEATVALERAEVNKVTNENKTLASDLHVLQEAANDMSSELKTMHMELSTQTKIANELSEKLDAAKALIKEHQADSCSQSKTIESLMTEADRLRQELQLRQLSSDKTEAECERMVELSHEKSRQINDLEQEVSQTRANMCQLEELCSQLKYERDAQAQEYQGLLSRYEAQKFVVAQIKSNSELLEELTALKHQQGRIEEQEQDSRDDCWKTLQDKLIQTLSKLNQHEEVLNIVRTIVENEISKARDEAKRRITAMEKDLAHKDAELETKTQELSKLRDLVNDGLNKIKTLSWDLQQVEKERSDVRDHLCKANMQKEQLEKQILILSEENKMFQQRLCEVNKLRDQAGHTLSCKEQSIDPQQTVTSNHFIEENIQPFQTTCQDPLAEQKLIEDTCVNLNKECTQTDDGELLEARLNEVESITEDFAKLREMYQSPSVGVLGKAQQEERRPCRPAENTKQPNEEQADDEQEKGLDGAAVGKVAQAAWRLEGDQQDRQQLELEILKQQLAEKQDAIVKQRQKDDLTGSRKSDNQKADSPKQTSNVKTENEGESFILTQEVAVLNSSVLSTKSLREARFPKPELEISFTPLKPDRINVKKPGEESVTIKLRRTARKRKSPEMENSVESENHKNRRLKVNNRENIQAIETPTVQGKKVSQLKQKDSPTSLKGKKGGALQKIGDFIQSSPTLFGSKAKKIMSMVNVKSPEPLNPSENNKPKRSKRKLFKTQVSSPMDIPSYPIFGGSDDDKESDHLIIKRKLRTRTAKR; encoded by the exons ATGATGGAATCGTGTTTAAATCATAAACCTGAGAGAGTTGGCTCAATAACGGTTGATGACCTCAAGAAAGATCTTTTCGCCGAGTTCTCCAAGTTATCAAgg GACTCGGTATCGCTGGAAAAGGGGCATTTGCAGGTCTATCTCCGTGTACGCCCATTCACTACTGTAGAGAGAACAGAAGGAGAATCACAG GAGTGCATCTCAATTGAGCCTCCAGATACTGTGATTCTGAAGGCACCTAGAGCATCTTTGACAGCCAGACACAGTGAGAGGTTTGGGCTACAGCTGGTGCAACGATTTCAGTTCTCACAG GTGTATGGTCCAGAAACAACACAAAGAGAGATATTTGATGGAACAACCAAATCCCTTGTGAAAGAAGTTTTGGATGGAGGGAATTCCTTGATCTTTACATATGGGGTTACCAATGCTGGAAAGACATTTACTTTTCTTG GCCCTGATTCAGATGGTGGTATTCTGCCCAGGTCATTAAATGTGATCTTTAACAGCGTAGAAGGCagaatttattctcaaaacaacATCAAGCCTCACAGATGTGTCGATTTTACAAGACTCACTAAAGAGCAGCAGGATGAGGAAGCTACAAATAAGAGAAACCTCCTTCGCCGACTTAAAGac ATTGACTTCCAGAAAACCCTGTCTAGCATGTCCAGTTCCAgtagttcatcttttgaaa GCTCCACCTCTAGTGACATGAATCGGGACAGTGTCTGTTTGGATGAGACCTCTCATGTTAAATTCTCTGTGTGGGTCTCCTTTTGTGAAATCTACAATGAAAACATCCATGATCTGCTTGATGTTGTTCCAAATGGCTCTCACAGAAGGAGTGTTTTGCGGCTAGCCCAAGATGTTAAAGGCAATGCCTTTGTCAAAG AGCTAAAATGGGTTCAAGTTAACAGTGCAGAGGAAGCATTAAAAGTTGTGAAAATCGGAAGGAAAAATCAAAGTTTTTCATCCACCAAGCTGAACAATGTCTCTAGCAGAAG CCACAGTATATTTTCCATTCGGATCTTGCGGATTGAAGATGTGGGTGTTCCTCGGGTTCTGTCAATAAGCGA gttgtCATTATGTGATCTGGCTGGATCTGAGCGATGTGCAAAGACTCAGAACCGAGGGGACCGCTTGAAAGAAGCTGGAAACATCAACACTTCCTTGTTAACGCTAGGGAAATGCATCAATGCTCTGAGGCTCAACCAAATGCAACCCAA GTTTCATCAGCATATCCCCTTCAGAGAGAGCAAACTCACACATTATTTGCAGGGGTTTTTCTGTGGCCGTGGAAAAGCCTGCATGATCATCAACATAAACCAGTGTGCCTCAATGTATGATGAAACGCTGAATGTGCTCAAGTTCTCAGCAGTGGCTCAGAAG GCGGTTGTCCTCAACTCTAAGCCAGCTCCAAGCATTGCACTCAAGAGATCTGCCAGAGATGTTTCCATGATAATCAATAACGCTGACAAGAAAGATTGGACCAGGAGAAGCTCGCTCATGGGCTGGGAGATGAGCCTAGAGGACGTGCAGGAggatgaagatgatgaagaaatgggtgaggatgatgatgaggaggaggaagaggagagtGACGATGAGAACATGGAGGACAACACTGTCCTGGAGGCTGCTGAAAGTCAAGAGCTGTGTGAG CTTCAGGTGAAAATTGAAGCGCTTAAAGAGAAGCTGTCCAGAGAGGAGTCTGAAAAATTAACTATGGAATCTCGTATTCGTGAAGAAGTCACTGCGGAGTTTATGGAGCTGTTTTCTAACATGGAAAAAGACTACAA TGAACGTCtccaaagagaaaaagaaattgttgaggAAAGAGCAGAAAGGAGGCTTGAGATACTGAAGAATCTGGTCAACAGAACTATCGGGGAAATGGCCGCTCTTAGCACTgatgaaaatgctgaaaag GAGGCTAAGATTGAGCTTTTGGACAGCATGATTGAGGCAATGCGAGATGATCTAGCTAAGATAAAAGGAGATGCAGAAGCAGTACAGAATTGCTTGACAAATGTCCCTGAATCACCCAGAGCAATCAGTCATCTCAGGACACAACTGGAGGAGATGAGAGAGGAGCTTCTAAAAAGCCAACAACAGCTCGGTCTTAAAGCCAAAG AGTTTGAAGCAACATGTGTTCAAGTGCAGGAATCAAAGGACCAGCTTCTCCAAGCAAATAGa aattatgaAAACCAGAAACAGAGATGTCAGGAACTTATGTCAATCTGCCAGGAGAAAGATGACATGATGTCTACATTACAGACTGCTTTTGATCAAAGTGTGGAGGCAGCTACTAAAGAT AGGGCCTTGCTTCTGCAAGAACTGAAGATGAAAGATGAGCAGCTGAATGAACTTAAACTTGAGCATTGTTCACTTGAGAAAACAGTGTGTGATCTGTCTGATAAACTGGCAGAGCAGACTCGCGCACATGAAGCCACTGTGGCACTGGAGAGAGCAGAGGTCAACAAAGTCACAAATGAGAACAAGACTCTTGCCAGTGACCTACATGTACTTCAGGAGGCAGCCAATGACATGAGCTCAGAGCTCAAAACTATGCACATGGAGTTGAGCACTCAGACAAAGATCGCCAATGAGCTTTCGGAAAAACTTGATGCAGCCAAAGCTTTAATTAAGGAACATCAAGCAGACTCTTGCAGTCAGTCCAAAACTATTGAATCCTTAATGACGGAGGCAGATCGTTTGCGTCAAGAACTCCAGCTCCGCCAGCTCTCAAGTGACAAAACGGAGGCTGAATGTGAGAGGATGGTGGAGTTATCGCATGAGAAGAGCCGACAGATCAATGACCTGGAGCAGGAGGTCAGTCAGACCCGAGCAAACATGTGCCAGCTGGAGGAGCTCTGCAGTCAGCTTAAATATGAGCGTGATGCTCAGGCACAGGAGTACCAGGGCCTACTGAGCCGTTATGAAGCGCAAAAGTTTGTTGTGGCCCAAATAAAAAGCAACTCTGAACTCCTGGAAGAGCTGACTGCTCTGAAACATCAGCAGGGTAGGATAGAAGAACAAGAGCAAGACTCCAGAGATGATTGTTggaaaactctgcaggacaaacTCATTCAAACGCTGAGCAAACTGAACCAGCACGAGGAGGTTCTGAACATAGTGAGAACTATTGTAGAGAATGAGATCTCTAAGGCAAGAGATGAAGCCAAGAGGAGAATAACTGCGATGGAGAAAGATTTGGCACATAAAGATGCAGAACTAGAGACTAAAACTCAAGAGCTTTCAAA GTTGAGAGACCTTGTGAACGATGGACTTAATAAAATCAAGACCTTGAGTTGGGATTTGCAGCAGGTGGAGAAGGAGAGATCTGATGTCAGAGATCATTTATGTAAGGCTAACATGCAGAAGGAACAGCTAGAGAAACAG ATTTTGATCTTaagtgaagaaaacaaaatgtttcagcAGAGGCTATGTGAAGTAAATAAGCTGAGGGATCAGGCTGGACACACTTTGAGCTGTAAAGAGCAATCTATTGACCCACAGCAGACT GTGACGTCTAACCATTTCATAGAAGAAAACATACAGCCTTTCCAAACAACCTGTCAAG ATCCTTTGGCAGAGCAGAAGCTGATTGAGGACACGTGTGTGAACTTGAATAAAGAGTGCACACAGACAGATGACGGGGAATTGCTGGAGGCCAGACTGAATGAGGTTGAATCCATAACTGAAG ATTTTGCAAAACTGCGGGAGATGTATCAGAGCCCAAGTGTTGGTGTTTTGGGTAAAGCTCAGCAGGAAGAACGGAGACCTTGTAGACCTGCGGAAAACACAAAG CAGCCTAATGAGGAGCAGGCAGATGATGAGCAGGAAAAGGGGCTGGATGGAGCAGCCGTGGGGAAAGTGGCTCAGGCAGCATGGCGACTAGAGGGTGACCAACAGGACAGGCAGCAGCTGGAGCTG GAAATACTAAAGCAGCAGCTAGCTGAGAAGCAGGATGCCATTGTGAAACAAAGGCAAAAAGATGATTTGACTGGTTCTCGTAAATCTGATAACCAGAAAGCTGACAGTCCCAAACAGACATCAAACGTGAAGACAGAAAATGAAGGCGAATCTTTTATTCTAACACAAGAG GTGGCAGTACTCAACTCCTCTGTCCTGTCCACAAAGAGTCTCAGAGAAGCACGCTTCCCCAAACCTGAGCTAGAAATCAGCTTTACACCACTTAAACCTGACCGAATTAATGTCAAGAAACCAGGAGAAGAGTCTGTCACGATAAAACTCCGACGTACAGCCAGAAAGAGAAAGAGCCCAGAGATGGAG AACTCTGTGGAGTCAGAAAATCATAAAAACCGACGGCTGAAGGTGAACAACAGGGAAAACATTCAGGCTATTGAG ACTCCCACAGTGCAGGGGAAAAAGGTGAGTCAATTAAAGCAGAAAGACTCCCCTACCAGCCTGAAAGGTAAAAAAGGCGGAGCCCTGCAGAAGATTGGTGACTTTATCCAGAGCTCTCCAACCCTCTTTGGGAGCAAAG CCAAAAAGATCATGAGTATGGTGAATGTTAAATCCCCCGAACCACTGAATCCTTCTGAAAACAACAAACCCAAGAGATCCAAACGAAAGCTCTTCAAGACTCAGGTTTCCTCCCCTATGGACATACCCTCCTATCCT ATTTTCGGAGGCAGCGATGATGATAAAGAGAGCGATCATCTCATAATCAAGAGAAAACTCAGAACAAGAACTGCCAAGAGATAA
- the kif20bb gene encoding kinesin-like protein KIF20B isoform X1, with translation MMESCLNHKPERVGSITVDDLKKDLFAEFSKLSRDSVSLEKGHLQVYLRVRPFTTVERTEGESQECISIEPPDTVILKAPRASLTARHSERFGLQLVQRFQFSQVYGPETTQREIFDGTTKSLVKEVLDGGNSLIFTYGVTNAGKTFTFLGPDSDGGILPRSLNVIFNSVEGRIYSQNNIKPHRCVDFTRLTKEQQDEEATNKRNLLRRLKDIDFQKTLSSMSSSSSSSFESSTSSDMNRDSVCLDETSHVKFSVWVSFCEIYNENIHDLLDVVPNGSHRRSVLRLAQDVKGNAFVKELKWVQVNSAEEALKVVKIGRKNQSFSSTKLNNVSSRSHSIFSIRILRIEDVGVPRVLSISELSLCDLAGSERCAKTQNRGDRLKEAGNINTSLLTLGKCINALRLNQMQPKFHQHIPFRESKLTHYLQGFFCGRGKACMIININQCASMYDETLNVLKFSAVAQKAVVLNSKPAPSIALKRSARDVSMIINNADKKDWTRRSSLMGWEMSLEDVQEDEDDEEMGEDDDEEEEEESDDENMEDNTVLEAAESQELCELQVKIEALKEKLSREESEKLTMESRIREEVTAEFMELFSNMEKDYNERLQREKEIVEERAERRLEILKNLVNRTIGEMAALSTDENAEKEAKIELLDSMIEAMRDDLAKIKGDAEAVQNCLTNVPESPRAISHLRTQLEEMREELLKSQQQLGLKAKEFEATCVQVQESKDQLLQANRNYENQKQRCQELMSICQEKDDMMSTLQTAFDQSVEAATKDRALLLQELKMKDEQLNELKLEHCSLEKTVCDLSDKLAEQTRAHEATVALERAEVNKVTNENKTLASDLHVLQEAANDMSSELKTMHMELSTQTKIANELSEKLDAAKALIKEHQADSCSQSKTIESLMTEADRLRQELQLRQLSSDKTEAECERMVELSHEKSRQINDLEQEVSQTRANMCQLEELCSQLKYERDAQAQEYQGLLSRYEAQKFVVAQIKSNSELLEELTALKHQQGRIEEQEQDSRDDCWKTLQDKLIQTLSKLNQHEEVLNIVRTIVENEISKARDEAKRRITAMEKDLAHKDAELETKTQELSKLRDLVNDGLNKIKTLSWDLQQVEKERSDVRDHLCKANMQKEQLEKQILILSEENKMFQQRLCEVNKLRDQAGHTLSCKEQSIDPQQTVTSNHFIEENIQPFQTTCQDPLAEQKLIEDTCVNLNKECTQTDDGELLEARLNEVESITEDFAKLREMYQSPSVGVLGKAQQEERRPCRPAENTKQPNEEQADDEQEKGLDGAAVGKVAQAAWRLEGDQQDRQQLELEILKQQLAEKQDAIVKQRQKDDLTGSRKSDNQKADSPKQTSNVKTENEGESFILTQEQVAVLNSSVLSTKSLREARFPKPELEISFTPLKPDRINVKKPGEESVTIKLRRTARKRKSPEMENSVESENHKNRRLKVNNRENIQAIETPTVQGKKVSQLKQKDSPTSLKGKKGGALQKIGDFIQSSPTLFGSKAKKIMSMVNVKSPEPLNPSENNKPKRSKRKLFKTQVSSPMDIPSYPIFGGSDDDKESDHLIIKRKLRTRTAKR, from the exons ATGATGGAATCGTGTTTAAATCATAAACCTGAGAGAGTTGGCTCAATAACGGTTGATGACCTCAAGAAAGATCTTTTCGCCGAGTTCTCCAAGTTATCAAgg GACTCGGTATCGCTGGAAAAGGGGCATTTGCAGGTCTATCTCCGTGTACGCCCATTCACTACTGTAGAGAGAACAGAAGGAGAATCACAG GAGTGCATCTCAATTGAGCCTCCAGATACTGTGATTCTGAAGGCACCTAGAGCATCTTTGACAGCCAGACACAGTGAGAGGTTTGGGCTACAGCTGGTGCAACGATTTCAGTTCTCACAG GTGTATGGTCCAGAAACAACACAAAGAGAGATATTTGATGGAACAACCAAATCCCTTGTGAAAGAAGTTTTGGATGGAGGGAATTCCTTGATCTTTACATATGGGGTTACCAATGCTGGAAAGACATTTACTTTTCTTG GCCCTGATTCAGATGGTGGTATTCTGCCCAGGTCATTAAATGTGATCTTTAACAGCGTAGAAGGCagaatttattctcaaaacaacATCAAGCCTCACAGATGTGTCGATTTTACAAGACTCACTAAAGAGCAGCAGGATGAGGAAGCTACAAATAAGAGAAACCTCCTTCGCCGACTTAAAGac ATTGACTTCCAGAAAACCCTGTCTAGCATGTCCAGTTCCAgtagttcatcttttgaaa GCTCCACCTCTAGTGACATGAATCGGGACAGTGTCTGTTTGGATGAGACCTCTCATGTTAAATTCTCTGTGTGGGTCTCCTTTTGTGAAATCTACAATGAAAACATCCATGATCTGCTTGATGTTGTTCCAAATGGCTCTCACAGAAGGAGTGTTTTGCGGCTAGCCCAAGATGTTAAAGGCAATGCCTTTGTCAAAG AGCTAAAATGGGTTCAAGTTAACAGTGCAGAGGAAGCATTAAAAGTTGTGAAAATCGGAAGGAAAAATCAAAGTTTTTCATCCACCAAGCTGAACAATGTCTCTAGCAGAAG CCACAGTATATTTTCCATTCGGATCTTGCGGATTGAAGATGTGGGTGTTCCTCGGGTTCTGTCAATAAGCGA gttgtCATTATGTGATCTGGCTGGATCTGAGCGATGTGCAAAGACTCAGAACCGAGGGGACCGCTTGAAAGAAGCTGGAAACATCAACACTTCCTTGTTAACGCTAGGGAAATGCATCAATGCTCTGAGGCTCAACCAAATGCAACCCAA GTTTCATCAGCATATCCCCTTCAGAGAGAGCAAACTCACACATTATTTGCAGGGGTTTTTCTGTGGCCGTGGAAAAGCCTGCATGATCATCAACATAAACCAGTGTGCCTCAATGTATGATGAAACGCTGAATGTGCTCAAGTTCTCAGCAGTGGCTCAGAAG GCGGTTGTCCTCAACTCTAAGCCAGCTCCAAGCATTGCACTCAAGAGATCTGCCAGAGATGTTTCCATGATAATCAATAACGCTGACAAGAAAGATTGGACCAGGAGAAGCTCGCTCATGGGCTGGGAGATGAGCCTAGAGGACGTGCAGGAggatgaagatgatgaagaaatgggtgaggatgatgatgaggaggaggaagaggagagtGACGATGAGAACATGGAGGACAACACTGTCCTGGAGGCTGCTGAAAGTCAAGAGCTGTGTGAG CTTCAGGTGAAAATTGAAGCGCTTAAAGAGAAGCTGTCCAGAGAGGAGTCTGAAAAATTAACTATGGAATCTCGTATTCGTGAAGAAGTCACTGCGGAGTTTATGGAGCTGTTTTCTAACATGGAAAAAGACTACAA TGAACGTCtccaaagagaaaaagaaattgttgaggAAAGAGCAGAAAGGAGGCTTGAGATACTGAAGAATCTGGTCAACAGAACTATCGGGGAAATGGCCGCTCTTAGCACTgatgaaaatgctgaaaag GAGGCTAAGATTGAGCTTTTGGACAGCATGATTGAGGCAATGCGAGATGATCTAGCTAAGATAAAAGGAGATGCAGAAGCAGTACAGAATTGCTTGACAAATGTCCCTGAATCACCCAGAGCAATCAGTCATCTCAGGACACAACTGGAGGAGATGAGAGAGGAGCTTCTAAAAAGCCAACAACAGCTCGGTCTTAAAGCCAAAG AGTTTGAAGCAACATGTGTTCAAGTGCAGGAATCAAAGGACCAGCTTCTCCAAGCAAATAGa aattatgaAAACCAGAAACAGAGATGTCAGGAACTTATGTCAATCTGCCAGGAGAAAGATGACATGATGTCTACATTACAGACTGCTTTTGATCAAAGTGTGGAGGCAGCTACTAAAGAT AGGGCCTTGCTTCTGCAAGAACTGAAGATGAAAGATGAGCAGCTGAATGAACTTAAACTTGAGCATTGTTCACTTGAGAAAACAGTGTGTGATCTGTCTGATAAACTGGCAGAGCAGACTCGCGCACATGAAGCCACTGTGGCACTGGAGAGAGCAGAGGTCAACAAAGTCACAAATGAGAACAAGACTCTTGCCAGTGACCTACATGTACTTCAGGAGGCAGCCAATGACATGAGCTCAGAGCTCAAAACTATGCACATGGAGTTGAGCACTCAGACAAAGATCGCCAATGAGCTTTCGGAAAAACTTGATGCAGCCAAAGCTTTAATTAAGGAACATCAAGCAGACTCTTGCAGTCAGTCCAAAACTATTGAATCCTTAATGACGGAGGCAGATCGTTTGCGTCAAGAACTCCAGCTCCGCCAGCTCTCAAGTGACAAAACGGAGGCTGAATGTGAGAGGATGGTGGAGTTATCGCATGAGAAGAGCCGACAGATCAATGACCTGGAGCAGGAGGTCAGTCAGACCCGAGCAAACATGTGCCAGCTGGAGGAGCTCTGCAGTCAGCTTAAATATGAGCGTGATGCTCAGGCACAGGAGTACCAGGGCCTACTGAGCCGTTATGAAGCGCAAAAGTTTGTTGTGGCCCAAATAAAAAGCAACTCTGAACTCCTGGAAGAGCTGACTGCTCTGAAACATCAGCAGGGTAGGATAGAAGAACAAGAGCAAGACTCCAGAGATGATTGTTggaaaactctgcaggacaaacTCATTCAAACGCTGAGCAAACTGAACCAGCACGAGGAGGTTCTGAACATAGTGAGAACTATTGTAGAGAATGAGATCTCTAAGGCAAGAGATGAAGCCAAGAGGAGAATAACTGCGATGGAGAAAGATTTGGCACATAAAGATGCAGAACTAGAGACTAAAACTCAAGAGCTTTCAAA GTTGAGAGACCTTGTGAACGATGGACTTAATAAAATCAAGACCTTGAGTTGGGATTTGCAGCAGGTGGAGAAGGAGAGATCTGATGTCAGAGATCATTTATGTAAGGCTAACATGCAGAAGGAACAGCTAGAGAAACAG ATTTTGATCTTaagtgaagaaaacaaaatgtttcagcAGAGGCTATGTGAAGTAAATAAGCTGAGGGATCAGGCTGGACACACTTTGAGCTGTAAAGAGCAATCTATTGACCCACAGCAGACT GTGACGTCTAACCATTTCATAGAAGAAAACATACAGCCTTTCCAAACAACCTGTCAAG ATCCTTTGGCAGAGCAGAAGCTGATTGAGGACACGTGTGTGAACTTGAATAAAGAGTGCACACAGACAGATGACGGGGAATTGCTGGAGGCCAGACTGAATGAGGTTGAATCCATAACTGAAG ATTTTGCAAAACTGCGGGAGATGTATCAGAGCCCAAGTGTTGGTGTTTTGGGTAAAGCTCAGCAGGAAGAACGGAGACCTTGTAGACCTGCGGAAAACACAAAG CAGCCTAATGAGGAGCAGGCAGATGATGAGCAGGAAAAGGGGCTGGATGGAGCAGCCGTGGGGAAAGTGGCTCAGGCAGCATGGCGACTAGAGGGTGACCAACAGGACAGGCAGCAGCTGGAGCTG GAAATACTAAAGCAGCAGCTAGCTGAGAAGCAGGATGCCATTGTGAAACAAAGGCAAAAAGATGATTTGACTGGTTCTCGTAAATCTGATAACCAGAAAGCTGACAGTCCCAAACAGACATCAAACGTGAAGACAGAAAATGAAGGCGAATCTTTTATTCTAACACAAGAG CAGGTGGCAGTACTCAACTCCTCTGTCCTGTCCACAAAGAGTCTCAGAGAAGCACGCTTCCCCAAACCTGAGCTAGAAATCAGCTTTACACCACTTAAACCTGACCGAATTAATGTCAAGAAACCAGGAGAAGAGTCTGTCACGATAAAACTCCGACGTACAGCCAGAAAGAGAAAGAGCCCAGAGATGGAG AACTCTGTGGAGTCAGAAAATCATAAAAACCGACGGCTGAAGGTGAACAACAGGGAAAACATTCAGGCTATTGAG ACTCCCACAGTGCAGGGGAAAAAGGTGAGTCAATTAAAGCAGAAAGACTCCCCTACCAGCCTGAAAGGTAAAAAAGGCGGAGCCCTGCAGAAGATTGGTGACTTTATCCAGAGCTCTCCAACCCTCTTTGGGAGCAAAG CCAAAAAGATCATGAGTATGGTGAATGTTAAATCCCCCGAACCACTGAATCCTTCTGAAAACAACAAACCCAAGAGATCCAAACGAAAGCTCTTCAAGACTCAGGTTTCCTCCCCTATGGACATACCCTCCTATCCT ATTTTCGGAGGCAGCGATGATGATAAAGAGAGCGATCATCTCATAATCAAGAGAAAACTCAGAACAAGAACTGCCAAGAGATAA